One Ilumatobacter fluminis genomic window, CGTAGTCGGCGAACAGGAGGTCGTCGATGGTGATCTCGTCGCCGCCTTGCCAACCGGTGTCGCCGCCACGGATGCGGAACACGCCGTCCGTCAGCACAGCCGACGGCAACACGTACGACAACCGTGTGCCGTCGGGCGAGTTCGGGGTGGACGCAATCGTCTGCCAGCCGACCGGGCCGTCCGGGTTGAACTCGAACACGAGCGACTCGCTCGAACCCTCGGCCTGCTCGTCGACGAGCTCGAAGCTGAAGGTCGCGCCCGGGGCGAAACCGGTCAGGTCGAGATCACGGCTGATCGAGTCGCTGTCGAGATCGTCGAACTCGAGCGCTCCGGACACGATCGACATGGTGCCGCTGTTGGGTGAGTCGTTGTCGCCCGACTCGTCCCAGGCGGACCCGTTCGGCCAGCCGCTGCCGCTGTTGGTGGCGTAGCCGTTGCTGAAGTCCTCGCTCACCGGGCCGGCAGCCGTGGCCACCGGGGTCGGCGAGAACGGCGAGATGACGACGGCTGTCGCCGTCACCATCGCCATCGAAAGGAGAAGCCGCAGTCGACCCCGAAGGCCACCGCGTTCCGCCGCTGCACTCATGTCTGATCACCTCTGCATCGTTCGACGCAGTCCCGCCGCGTCGCGTCTTCGTTGAGCACCACCTAGTCAACTCCGAGGCGCCCCGGTTCGTCCAAGGATTTAGCGACAGTACGGGTGATTTTCTTCGGTCTTGTCGACGCAGAGTGGTCGTTACCATCCTCTGGGTCAAACATCGTGAGGAAACTTTACGTTCGCCGCACCTTCGGCCGGCCGGGCTTTCCAAAGTCTCGACTTCTTCTCGACCCTCGACCTTCACTCGACATCAAGGGTTGCTGACCGGCCTGTCCGAGCGGGTCGACGTCGGGTTCGGATCGACGGTGTAGATTCTCGGCCGATGGAGGTCGCCGAACGGATCCGCGCCGAGGGCGCCCGTCTCACTGCAGCCGAACGTCGAGTGGCCACCACGATCCTCGCATCGCCGCAACTCGTCGCGTTCGGCACGGTCGCCGATCTCGCCCGCACCGCCGAGGTCGGAGCGGCGTCGGTGGTCCGGTTGGCGAACAAGCTCGGCTTCGACGGCTACTCGGAGCTGCAGCACTGCATCCAGGGCGAACTGTCGGCACAGTTGCGGCCGGCTGCCGAGCGGATCCACGACTCGTCGAACCAGTCGGTGGCCGCTCACGCCGAAGCCGAACTCGCGAACGTCCGAGCCACGCTCGGCTCCGTCGGCGACGAGGCCCTGACGGCGCTCGTCGAGCGACTCGCCGATCCCGAACGGCCGGTGCTCATCGTGTCCGGCGAGGCGACCGCCGGGGTCGGTCGACTCTTCGCGGATCAGCTCGCCCAGCTGCGCAGCGGCGTCGACTGCGTCCAAGGCAGCGAGGTCGCCGTCCGTCGGGCGATCGCCTTGGCCGACGCGAGATCGACCGCGCTCGTCATCGATCTCCGCCGATACGAACGCTGGGTCCTCGACGCACATGCCGCGCTCGCCGACCGATCGATCTGGTCGGCGGTGCTCACCGACGGTGTGCTGTCACCGCTCGCCCAGCGGGCCGACGCGACCTTCATCGTCACGGCCGGATCGGTCGGCCCGTTCGACAGCCACGTCGGCACGCTGGCGGTGTTGAACCTGATCACGAACAGCGTGGCCGATGCGCTGCGCGTCACTGCCGCCGATCGGCTCGGCGCGATCGAAGCCGCCTGGGGCGACGCCGGCGCACTCACCGACGGCGCCTGACCCGTCGCCGGTATCGTTCGCCGAATGTCCGTCGTCGCCGAGGCGCAACGCCGCCGAACTTTCGCGATCATCAGCCACCCCGACGCGGGCAAGACGACGCTCACCGAGAAGTTCCTCCTCTACTCCGGCGCGCTCGCGGAGGCGGGAGCGGTCAAGGCCCGTTCCGGCCGTCGGTCGGCGACGTCCGACTGGATGGAGATGGAGCAGAAGCGCGGCATCTCGATCAGTTCGACCGCGCTGTCGTTCGAGTATCGAGGATTCCAGCTCAACCTGCTCGACACCCCGGGACACCGCGACTTCTCCGAGGACACCTACCGCGTCCTGTCCGCGGTCGACGCCGTGGTGATGGTGCTCGACAGCGCCAAGGGCATCGAGCCGCAGACACTCAAGCTGTTCGAGGTGTGTCGGTCGCGCAACCTGCCCGTCATCACGTTCCTCAACAAGTACGACCGTCCCGGACGTGAGCCGCTCGAACTGCTCGACGAGATCGAGGAGCAGATCGGCCTCCGGCCGACGCCGGCCACGTGGCCCGTCGGCATCTCTGGCGACTTCCGTGGCGTGATCGACCGACGCACCGGCGAGTTCACCCGTTTCACCCGTACCGTGCGCGGCTCTGCGATCGCCCCCGAAGAGTTGGTCGACCCCGACACGGCCGCCGCCGAGGAGGGGAGTGCCTGGGAGCATGCGCTCGACGAGAGCGGTCTGCTCGACGCGATCGAAGCCGACGTCGATCTCGAGTCGTTCCGGGCGGGTGAGAGCACGCCCGTGTTCGTCGGCTCGGCGCTGACCAACTTCGGTGTCCGCCACGTGCTCGACGCGATCGTCGATCTCGCTCCCGCAGCAGAGGCTCGAGTCGACGCCAAGGACAACCGGCGTGAGCTCGACGCCGACTGCTCGGCCTTCGTCTTCAAGGTGCAGGCGAACATGGATCGCTCACACCGCGACCGGATCGCCTTCGTCCGCATCTGCTCCGGCCGGTTCGAGCGGGGCATGGTGCTCACGTGCGACCGCACCGAGAAGCCATTTGCGACCAAGTACGCCTCCACGGTGTTCGGCGCCGAGCGGACGACGATCGAGGAGGCCTACCCGGGCGACGTCGTCGGACTCGTCAACGCCCAGGGGCTCAACATCGGCGACTCGCTGTACGAGTCGACGCCGGTCTCGTTCCCGCCGATCCCGAGGTTCTCGCCCGAGGTGTTCGCCTCGGCCCGACCCCTCGACACGGGCAAGGTCAAGCAGTTCCGCAAGGGACTGGCCCAACTCGACGAGGAAGGCGTCGTGCAGGTGCTGCGCGACCCCGACATGGGCGACAGCGCGCCGATCCTCGCTGCGGTCGGTCAGCTGCAGTTCGACGTATTCGCCGACCGACTCGACGCCGAGTTCAACGCGCCGATCGAGATCTTGTCCGCACCGTACGAGGCGATCCGTCTGACCGACGCAGAGTCGGCCAAGCGTCTCCGTGAGATCGGCGGCATCCGCATCATGGAACGGGGCGACGGTCATCTCGTTGCGCTGTTCGAGAGCCGCTACCGGCTCCAGCGCATCGAGGGCGACGAGCCCGACCTGACGCTCGACCACATCATCGCCGGCTGAACGAGCGCTATTCGGGTCGTCCTCGGTCGGCGAACGCCTCGGCGAGCCGAGCGCCGTCGAGATCGCGCATGTGGGCGAGCGGGTCGATCCCGGACTCGATGACATAGTCGGTCAGCAGGTCGACCGTGACCCGGACGAGTTCGTCGCGATCCCAGGGCTTTGCGATGTAGTGGTCGAGGTCGGCCTCGTTGACCGCCCGGATCGTGTCCTGCTGGTCGGCTTGGCCGGTGACGAGCACCTTCTTGATCGCCGCCGTCGCCGACTGCCGATGGAGATCGACGAGCAGGTCGACACCGTCGCGGCCCGGCAACCGGTGATCGGCCAGGATCAACCCGACGCGGTCGCCCGCCTCGGACGCCTCGTCCATGGCGGCCAGTGCGTCGTCGACATCGGACGCCTGATCGATCCGCACGGTGGTCAGCGCACCCTCGAGGTCGCGCACGATCGCTGCTCGCACCTCGGGTTCGTCTTCGATGACCAGGACGACGAGCTCACTCATCGGGTTCCTCCACGGGAAGTCGGACGTCGAACACGGTACGGCCGGGGCGGCTCTCGACGTCGATCGTGCCGCCGTGCTCCGTCACGATCTGACGGCAGATCGACAACCCGAGACCGAGCCCGAACCGGACCCGTCCTCCCTTGGTCGTGAAGCGTGGTTCGAAGATGCGGTCGGCGAGCGGTGGCTCGATCCCGGGACCGTTGTCGGCCACGGTGACGCGCACTCGCCGGTCGTCGGTCGGCGTGACGGTGATCTCGATCCGTCCGTCGTCGGAGTCGGCGAGGGCGTCGAGCGCGTTGGTCACGAGGTTGCTCCACACCACCTGCAGTGCGCCCGGTCGACCGGGGACGGCCGGGACCGACTCGGCCGACAACTCGATCGTCGCCTCGTCGGTCCGATGGCTCAGGAGTCGGAGCGCACTCTCGATCGTGCGGAGCACGTCGACGTCGGGGACCCACGTGCCGGACCCGTCCTCACCTCGGACGTAGGCGCGAAGGCTGTCGACCAGCGCTTGCACCCGACGGGCCGCCGTTCCGGCATGGTGCAGCTGCGACCCGAGTCGGGCCGCGGCCTCGAGCCGGTCGAGTTCGCTCGACGGCAGGGCGGCAAGCCGTCGAGCCTCGGCGTGATCGCTGACGCCCATGTCGACGAGCCGCCCGGCGAGCCGCCGATCGCCCACCACGCCGACGAGCTCGCGACGGAGTGACCGGACGTCGGCGGACGACAGCGGCTCCGCGACCGCCCGGTCGCGCACGATCGCAGTGAGGTCGGCGGGGAGCAGGCCCTCGGCCGTGATGTCGTCGGTGATGTTGGCGATCGCTCGTCCGAGCGCTGCGGTCGGGTTGTTCAGCTCGTGGGCGAGCCCGGCCGAGATGTCGCCGAGCGTCGCCATCTTCGCTTGGGCGACGAGTTCGGCCCGGGCAGCCGACAGCGCCGACAGGCTCTGGTCGAGTTCGACCTGGAGCTCGTCGGAGCGCCGCAGGCGTCGGGCGAGCGAGCCGATCAGGACGCGATTGAGCAGGCTCGACAGCTCGGGGTCGACGTCGAGCGCTCGTGCGAGCTGTTCGACGGTGACCGGGATCGCTCGCACTTCGGTCACGGCGACGCAGTCGAGCATCGCTCGTCGCTTCGACGCGAGCGACAGCAGGCCGATGATCGATCCGGTCGATTGCTCGTGCAGGATCTGGTCGCCGCCGGGAGCTCGGGAGGTCAGCCGGACAACGCCGTCGAGGACGACGAAGATGCCACCGACGTCGGCGCCGATCTCGATCAGCACCGTGCCGGGCGCCATCCGGATGCGGGGTGGATGGCCGAGGGCCACGTCGAGTGACTCGACGAGTTGGGCTTCGAGTTCGGCGTCCTCGCTCGAGACGTCGAGGAGTGGATGCCTGCGATCGACGTCGTGCGTGGGCGCGGTGCGGCGGCGTTCGATTCGCAGCTCGGCGCGCGTGCGTTCGTCGTCGGCGATGAGGTCGCCGAAACGATCGAGATCGTCGGGGGAGTGGGCGACGAGGTAGGTCGCGAGTTGCGCCACGACCACCTTGGCGAAGCCCGAACGAGTCCACGGCTCGGCCATGAACGCGTCGACCGCGTCGGAGCCGAGCAGGGGAGCGAGGCCGACCAGTGAGGCCGACTCGGTGACGGCGACGATCCGCGTGTCGAATGCCCGGAGCCCGGCGCGGAGCTCGACCACCTCGGGCGGACCGAGTCCCTCGCCACAGCAGGCGAGTGCCAGCGGCACCATCGATCCGCCGCCGGCTGCGTCACCAGCGAAGCTCGTGGCCGACTCGGCGTCGGGAACCCGCTCGACACTCACGCGGTCGCCGACGAGTGCGACGAGTTCGTCCGCGACGGCCCGGACGCGCTGCTCGGTGCCGCCGACGATCAACGCGATCGGATCGCCACTCACAGGAGGCCGACCGCCTCCCAGATCGGGGGCGCCACGTAGAGCACCAGCACGAGGCCGATCACGCCGACCACGGCACCGACGACGGCCAGATCCTTGGTTTCGACGTGACCGGAGGCGTAGGCGATGGCGTTCGGCGGTGTGCTGATCGGGAGCGCCATGGCGAGCGAGCACGACAGCGCGATGATCACGCCGGCCAGCAGCGGGTCGAGATCGACGGCCGCCGAGGTGGCGAGCGAGACGCCGATCGGCACCACCAGGTTGGCCGTCGCCGAGTTGGAGATGATCGTCGACATCACGAGTGCGACGACGGCGAGCGTCGTGGCGAGCAGTACGGTCGACAGCGAACCCCAGTCGACGAGACCCACCAGCCAGTCGTCGAGACCGGTGTCGGAGACACCGAGGCCGAGCGCGATGCCGCCGCCGACCAACCAGAGGACGTGCCAGTTGATGCGCTTCAGGTCGTCGACGCCGAACACCTTGGTGGCGAGGAGGACGACGACCGGCAGGAACCCGATCACGGCGGACGGGACGCCGTGGAGCGGTTCGCTCACCCACCCGAGGATGGTGGCGGCGAAGGTGACGTACAGGATCACCGCTTCGCGGCTGCGGTCGAAGCTTCCGCCGATGCGGACGTCGATCGACGTCGCCTGCGCTGGGTAGCGACGAACGATCAGGAACCAGGCCGCCGCCAGCACGATCAGGACGATCGGCACGGCGAGCCCCATCCAGCGGACGAAGTCGACGCGGATCCCTTCGTCGGCGAGCCGACCGAGGGCGATCGCGTTGGGTGGCGATCCTACGGGTGTGCCGAGGCCGCCGATGTTCGCGGCGATCGGGATGCTGAGGATCAGGCCGGTTCGGACTCGGTCGGCCGGATCGAGTGACGCAGCCACGGGAAGGACGACGGCCATCATGGCGGCGGTGGTGGCGGTGTTCGACATGAACATCGACAACACGGCGGTGATCGCCATCAGCCCGGCGACGATCGCCTTCGGGGACGTGCCGAAGGGTCGGAGCAGGACACCGGCCAGATTCCGGTCGAGTCGGTACTTCGCCGCGCACTCGGCGAGGACGAAACCGCCGAGAAACAGCATCAGGACCGGGTGGGCGAGGGTGGCGAAGTAGTCGGCGTACGGACGCCCCTCGAA contains:
- a CDS encoding response regulator, whose protein sequence is MSELVVLVIEDEPEVRAAIVRDLEGALTTVRIDQASDVDDALAAMDEASEAGDRVGLILADHRLPGRDGVDLLVDLHRQSATAAIKKVLVTGQADQQDTIRAVNEADLDHYIAKPWDRDELVRVTVDLLTDYVIESGIDPLAHMRDLDGARLAEAFADRGRPE
- a CDS encoding MurR/RpiR family transcriptional regulator: MEVAERIRAEGARLTAAERRVATTILASPQLVAFGTVADLARTAEVGAASVVRLANKLGFDGYSELQHCIQGELSAQLRPAAERIHDSSNQSVAAHAEAELANVRATLGSVGDEALTALVERLADPERPVLIVSGEATAGVGRLFADQLAQLRSGVDCVQGSEVAVRRAIALADARSTALVIDLRRYERWVLDAHAALADRSIWSAVLTDGVLSPLAQRADATFIVTAGSVGPFDSHVGTLAVLNLITNSVADALRVTAADRLGAIEAAWGDAGALTDGA
- a CDS encoding sensor histidine kinase, encoding MSGDPIALIVGGTEQRVRAVADELVALVGDRVSVERVPDAESATSFAGDAAGGGSMVPLALACCGEGLGPPEVVELRAGLRAFDTRIVAVTESASLVGLAPLLGSDAVDAFMAEPWTRSGFAKVVVAQLATYLVAHSPDDLDRFGDLIADDERTRAELRIERRRTAPTHDVDRRHPLLDVSSEDAELEAQLVESLDVALGHPPRIRMAPGTVLIEIGADVGGIFVVLDGVVRLTSRAPGGDQILHEQSTGSIIGLLSLASKRRAMLDCVAVTEVRAIPVTVEQLARALDVDPELSSLLNRVLIGSLARRLRRSDELQVELDQSLSALSAARAELVAQAKMATLGDISAGLAHELNNPTAALGRAIANITDDITAEGLLPADLTAIVRDRAVAEPLSSADVRSLRRELVGVVGDRRLAGRLVDMGVSDHAEARRLAALPSSELDRLEAAARLGSQLHHAGTAARRVQALVDSLRAYVRGEDGSGTWVPDVDVLRTIESALRLLSHRTDEATIELSAESVPAVPGRPGALQVVWSNLVTNALDALADSDDGRIEITVTPTDDRRVRVTVADNGPGIEPPLADRIFEPRFTTKGGRVRFGLGLGLSICRQIVTEHGGTIDVESRPGRTVFDVRLPVEEPDE
- a CDS encoding SLC13 family permease; amino-acid sequence: MASVHVPLNRIGIGVALVWFVGVLAIGPTGDLSSPASRMLAIFGAAVVLWITEAIPLSATSILVILAEILLVSDQALVSIDDFEGRPYADYFATLAHPVLMLFLGGFVLAECAAKYRLDRNLAGVLLRPFGTSPKAIVAGLMAITAVLSMFMSNTATTAAMMAVVLPVAASLDPADRVRTGLILSIPIAANIGGLGTPVGSPPNAIALGRLADEGIRVDFVRWMGLAVPIVLIVLAAAWFLIVRRYPAQATSIDVRIGGSFDRSREAVILYVTFAATILGWVSEPLHGVPSAVIGFLPVVVLLATKVFGVDDLKRINWHVLWLVGGGIALGLGVSDTGLDDWLVGLVDWGSLSTVLLATTLAVVALVMSTIISNSATANLVVPIGVSLATSAAVDLDPLLAGVIIALSCSLAMALPISTPPNAIAYASGHVETKDLAVVGAVVGVIGLVLVLYVAPPIWEAVGLL
- a CDS encoding peptide chain release factor 3 is translated as MSVVAEAQRRRTFAIISHPDAGKTTLTEKFLLYSGALAEAGAVKARSGRRSATSDWMEMEQKRGISISSTALSFEYRGFQLNLLDTPGHRDFSEDTYRVLSAVDAVVMVLDSAKGIEPQTLKLFEVCRSRNLPVITFLNKYDRPGREPLELLDEIEEQIGLRPTPATWPVGISGDFRGVIDRRTGEFTRFTRTVRGSAIAPEELVDPDTAAAEEGSAWEHALDESGLLDAIEADVDLESFRAGESTPVFVGSALTNFGVRHVLDAIVDLAPAAEARVDAKDNRRELDADCSAFVFKVQANMDRSHRDRIAFVRICSGRFERGMVLTCDRTEKPFATKYASTVFGAERTTIEEAYPGDVVGLVNAQGLNIGDSLYESTPVSFPPIPRFSPEVFASARPLDTGKVKQFRKGLAQLDEEGVVQVLRDPDMGDSAPILAAVGQLQFDVFADRLDAEFNAPIEILSAPYEAIRLTDAESAKRLREIGGIRIMERGDGHLVALFESRYRLQRIEGDEPDLTLDHIIAG